One Coccinella septempunctata chromosome 1, icCocSept1.1, whole genome shotgun sequence DNA window includes the following coding sequences:
- the LOC123316973 gene encoding arginine kinase-like isoform X2, protein MAFLRCQQCSLKCGTHYVPYDVLRLLRMGYRKLEYSKSQCLLKKFLTEELLEHLKFRRTSNDVNLYDCIKSGLENHDSKIGIYACDPECYFVFSPIFFPILEELHGFSPTDIHPRSEWTPITRVSNLEARRKFIKLTRIRVIRNLKGHPFCPQMSQKDFEDVEEYLAMILALMTGEYDGQYEKISEMTEDRKKQLKEKFILFDNTDKFLESAGAYRQWPSGRGVFTNSDENFIVQVNNCDHLKVISLEHGGNIRRTYERLLKAVLKLQGDMNFIKSARMGYVTLCPSDMGTALKVIMHLMLPHLSNHPKKLMECVAKLDVDIKTVPDNPRMFEISNRKRMGITEIESVLAVEHAAVSLISLEESS, encoded by the exons ATGGCTTTCTTACGTTGTCAGCAATGCTCCTTGAAATGCGGCACGCACTACGTGCCCTACGATGTCCTGAGACTGCTCAGGATGGGTTACAGGAAGCTGGAGTACTCCAAGTCCCAGTGTTTGCTCAAGAAGTTCCTCACCGAGGAGTTGCTGGAGCATTTGAAGTTCAGGAGAACCTCCAACGATGTGAATCTGTATGACTGCATCAAGAGTG GATTAGAGAATCACGATTCCAAGATCGGTATATACGCTTGTGATCCTGAATGTTACTTCGTCTTCTCCCCAATTTTCTTCCCCATATTGGAGGAACTGCATGGTTTCAGCCCGACGGACATACACCCCAGGAGCGAATGGACCCCAATCACCCGCGTCTCGAATCTGGAAGCCAGGAGGAAATTCATCAAGTTGACCAGGATCAGGGTGATCAGGAATCTGAAAGGACACCCTTTTTGTCCGCAGATGTCGCAGAAGGATTTCGAGGATGTGGAGGAGTATCTGGCCATGATATTGGCTCTGATGACAG GAGAATACGACGGGCAGTATGAGAAAATATCCGAGATGACGGAGGACAGGAAAAAACAACTGAAGGAGAAATTTATTCTCTTCGACAATACGGACAAGTTCTTGGAATCTGCAGGTGCTTACAG GCAGTGGCCGAGCGGCAGAGGAGTTTTCACGAATTCCGATGAAAATTTCATCGTGCAGGTAAATAACTGTGATCACCTCAAAGTGATATCCCTTGAACATGGTGGAAATATTAGAAGGACATACGAACGTTTGTTGAAAGCCGTGTTGAAGCTTCAGGGAGATATGAATTTCATCAAGAGCGCCAGAATGGGTTATGTGACGTTGTGCCCTTCGGATATGG GAACTGCTCTCAAAGTGATCATGCACCTCATGCTGCCACATTTATCCAATCATCCGAAAAAACTGATGGAATGCGTAGCAAAACTCGACGTCGACATCAAAACAGTACCGGATAATCCTAGGATGTTCGAAATTTCAAACAGAAAACGTATGGGCATCACAGAAATAGAGAGCGTCTTAGCAGTAGAACATGCTGCAGTGAGTCTGATAAGCTTGGAGGAGTCGtcttaa
- the LOC123316973 gene encoding arginine kinase-like isoform X1 translates to MAFLRCQQCSLKCGTHYVPYDVLRLLRMGYRKLEYSKSQCLLKKFLTEELLEHLKFRRTSNDVNLYDCIKSGLENHDSKIGIYACDPECYFVFSPIFFPILEELHGFSPTDIHPRSEWTPITRVSNLEARRKFIKLTRIRVIRNLKGHPFCPQMSQKDFEDVEEYLAMILALMTEFKKGLNNPKLTAPIQTAGEYDGQYEKISEMTEDRKKQLKEKFILFDNTDKFLESAGAYRQWPSGRGVFTNSDENFIVQVNNCDHLKVISLEHGGNIRRTYERLLKAVLKLQGDMNFIKSARMGYVTLCPSDMGTALKVIMHLMLPHLSNHPKKLMECVAKLDVDIKTVPDNPRMFEISNRKRMGITEIESVLAVEHAAVSLISLEESS, encoded by the exons ATGGCTTTCTTACGTTGTCAGCAATGCTCCTTGAAATGCGGCACGCACTACGTGCCCTACGATGTCCTGAGACTGCTCAGGATGGGTTACAGGAAGCTGGAGTACTCCAAGTCCCAGTGTTTGCTCAAGAAGTTCCTCACCGAGGAGTTGCTGGAGCATTTGAAGTTCAGGAGAACCTCCAACGATGTGAATCTGTATGACTGCATCAAGAGTG GATTAGAGAATCACGATTCCAAGATCGGTATATACGCTTGTGATCCTGAATGTTACTTCGTCTTCTCCCCAATTTTCTTCCCCATATTGGAGGAACTGCATGGTTTCAGCCCGACGGACATACACCCCAGGAGCGAATGGACCCCAATCACCCGCGTCTCGAATCTGGAAGCCAGGAGGAAATTCATCAAGTTGACCAGGATCAGGGTGATCAGGAATCTGAAAGGACACCCTTTTTGTCCGCAGATGTCGCAGAAGGATTTCGAGGATGTGGAGGAGTATCTGGCCATGATATTGGCTCTGATGACAG AGTTCAAAAAAGGCTTGAATAACCCCAAATTAACTGCTCCCATTCAAACTGCAGGAGAATACGACGGGCAGTATGAGAAAATATCCGAGATGACGGAGGACAGGAAAAAACAACTGAAGGAGAAATTTATTCTCTTCGACAATACGGACAAGTTCTTGGAATCTGCAGGTGCTTACAG GCAGTGGCCGAGCGGCAGAGGAGTTTTCACGAATTCCGATGAAAATTTCATCGTGCAGGTAAATAACTGTGATCACCTCAAAGTGATATCCCTTGAACATGGTGGAAATATTAGAAGGACATACGAACGTTTGTTGAAAGCCGTGTTGAAGCTTCAGGGAGATATGAATTTCATCAAGAGCGCCAGAATGGGTTATGTGACGTTGTGCCCTTCGGATATGG GAACTGCTCTCAAAGTGATCATGCACCTCATGCTGCCACATTTATCCAATCATCCGAAAAAACTGATGGAATGCGTAGCAAAACTCGACGTCGACATCAAAACAGTACCGGATAATCCTAGGATGTTCGAAATTTCAAACAGAAAACGTATGGGCATCACAGAAATAGAGAGCGTCTTAGCAGTAGAACATGCTGCAGTGAGTCTGATAAGCTTGGAGGAGTCGtcttaa